In a single window of the Nocardioides sp. L-11A genome:
- a CDS encoding carboxymuconolactone decarboxylase family protein encodes MSGPDEPRITPGGWREVGPFVAAFARIAGRVQGTEPPAVFLTLGRHRRLFWGWLHFAGRLMPGGRLSRRESELVIVRVAARRGSAYELEQHRRLARRAGLSRAEVAAIEAGERDPGLSARERLLLRATDELLADQDLSDPLWAELGTHFEDRERIEILMLVGHYTMLATALHALRVRPDRPR; translated from the coding sequence ATGAGCGGTCCGGACGAGCCGCGGATCACGCCCGGGGGCTGGCGCGAGGTCGGCCCCTTCGTCGCGGCCTTCGCCCGGATCGCCGGCCGGGTCCAGGGCACCGAGCCGCCGGCGGTCTTCCTCACCCTGGGCCGCCACCGCCGGCTGTTCTGGGGCTGGCTGCACTTCGCCGGCCGGCTGATGCCGGGGGGCCGACTGTCGCGGCGGGAGTCGGAGCTGGTCATCGTCCGGGTCGCGGCGCGCCGCGGATCGGCGTACGAGCTCGAGCAGCACCGGCGCCTGGCCCGCCGGGCCGGGCTGTCCCGCGCCGAGGTCGCCGCCATCGAGGCGGGGGAGAGGGACCCGGGTCTCAGCGCCCGGGAGCGGCTGCTGCTGCGCGCCACCGACGAGCTGCTCGCCGACCAGGACCTCTCCGACCCGCTGTGGGCGGAGCTGGGGACGCACTTCGAGGACCGCGAGCGGATCGAGATCCTGATGCTCGTGGGCCACTACACGATGCTCGCCACGGCACTGCACGCCCTGCGGGTCCGGCCCGACAGGCCGCGCTGA
- a CDS encoding SDR family oxidoreductase, with the protein MWFRAPVRDLTGKQVLVTGAASGIGRAVAEQAADRGAVLHLTDVQPERLAEVATAIRARGGRVGTAEVADVADHEQVRRLAAHVTERAGAMDVVLNVAGIAIWGTVRSLEPEHWQRLVDVNLMGPIHVIEEFVPPMIDAGRGGQLVNVSSAAGIIAMPWHAAYSATKFGLRGVSEVLRYDLRKHRIGVSLVCPGGVDTGLVETIRIAGIDQQSKAFVRARGHFQKRAVSPEQAAAAIWKGALRNRYWVYTSPDIRLVHWLQRYFPPGYAVAMRVFNYGANKVLPAVEQARRVA; encoded by the coding sequence ATGTGGTTCCGTGCACCCGTCCGCGACCTGACCGGCAAGCAGGTCCTGGTCACCGGCGCCGCCAGCGGCATCGGCCGTGCGGTGGCCGAGCAGGCGGCCGACCGGGGGGCGGTGCTGCACCTGACCGACGTCCAGCCGGAGCGCCTCGCCGAGGTCGCCACAGCGATCCGGGCCCGCGGCGGTCGGGTCGGCACCGCGGAGGTCGCCGATGTCGCGGACCATGAGCAGGTGCGCCGCCTCGCCGCCCACGTCACCGAGCGCGCCGGTGCCATGGACGTCGTGCTCAACGTGGCTGGCATCGCGATCTGGGGCACTGTCCGCAGCCTCGAGCCCGAGCACTGGCAGCGTCTCGTCGACGTCAACCTGATGGGTCCCATCCACGTCATCGAGGAGTTCGTGCCCCCGATGATCGACGCCGGCCGCGGTGGCCAGCTGGTCAACGTCTCCTCGGCCGCCGGCATCATCGCGATGCCGTGGCATGCGGCCTACAGCGCCACCAAGTTCGGTCTGCGGGGTGTCTCCGAGGTGTTGCGCTACGACCTGCGCAAGCACCGGATCGGCGTCAGCCTGGTGTGTCCCGGCGGCGTCGACACCGGCCTGGTCGAGACGATCCGGATCGCTGGGATCGACCAGCAGAGCAAGGCCTTCGTCCGTGCGCGCGGGCACTTCCAGAAGCGCGCCGTCTCCCCGGAGCAGGCCGCCGCGGCGATCTGGAAGGGCGCCCTGCGCAACCGGTACTGGGTCTACACCTCGCCCGACATCCGGCTGGTCCACTGGCTGCAGCGCTACTTCCCGCCCGGGTACGCCGTCGCGATGCGGGTGTTCAACTACGGCGCCAACAAGGTGCTGCCCGCGGTCGAGCAGGCGCGGCGGGTCGCATGA
- a CDS encoding phospholipase D-like domain-containing protein → MAHDDNDPLAGLRTALRRVLLTLIGVPFLVAIAMSLVDSYRRRGKRPKPFPTTPPRTVAVGDGNVTTYTFGRDLYDDMLAAIDGAQRQILFETYIWKGDATGERFKRALIAAAERGVDVYCIYDGFANLVVSPAFQRFPPSVKVLRYPVYSAGWRFFDLRRYGRDHRKILVVDDNVGFVGGYNIGSAYESEWRDTHVQITGPAVWDLKRAFADFWNLNRRRRLRGSERPLLLETASTWEPRVRVQRNVPRLWMFPIRAMYIEAINRASRNVWMTQAYFLPDEDFIDAVKAAARRGVDVRLLLPLKSNHIVADWISRGHFTQLLDAGVRILRYRDAMVHAKTATVDGTWATVGTANIDRLSLTGNFEINVEIIDEGFARELEEIFEIDQSHCLELTSGEWEARDVHRKFTELVLAPLRPLL, encoded by the coding sequence GTGGCGCACGACGACAACGACCCCCTGGCCGGCCTGAGGACCGCGCTGCGCCGCGTCCTGCTGACGCTGATCGGCGTGCCCTTCCTGGTGGCGATCGCGATGTCGCTCGTCGACTCCTACCGGCGCCGGGGCAAGCGGCCCAAGCCGTTCCCGACGACCCCACCGCGCACGGTCGCGGTGGGCGACGGGAACGTCACGACCTACACGTTCGGCCGCGACCTGTACGACGACATGCTGGCCGCGATCGACGGCGCCCAGCGCCAGATCCTCTTCGAGACCTACATCTGGAAGGGCGACGCGACCGGGGAGCGGTTCAAGCGTGCGCTGATCGCCGCTGCCGAGCGCGGCGTCGACGTCTACTGCATCTACGACGGGTTCGCGAACCTGGTCGTCTCGCCGGCCTTCCAGCGCTTCCCCCCGAGTGTGAAGGTGCTGCGCTACCCGGTCTACTCGGCCGGGTGGCGCTTCTTCGACCTGCGGCGCTACGGCCGCGACCACCGCAAGATCCTCGTGGTCGACGACAACGTCGGCTTCGTCGGCGGCTACAACATCGGCTCGGCGTACGAGTCGGAGTGGCGCGACACCCACGTCCAGATCACCGGACCCGCCGTCTGGGACCTCAAGCGGGCGTTCGCGGACTTCTGGAACCTCAACCGCCGCCGGCGGCTGCGCGGCTCCGAGCGCCCCCTGCTGCTGGAGACCGCGTCGACCTGGGAGCCCCGGGTGCGGGTGCAGCGCAATGTGCCGCGGCTGTGGATGTTCCCGATCCGCGCGATGTACATCGAGGCGATCAACCGGGCCAGCCGCAATGTGTGGATGACCCAGGCCTACTTCCTTCCCGACGAGGACTTCATCGACGCCGTCAAGGCCGCCGCCCGTCGTGGCGTCGACGTCCGGCTGCTGCTGCCGCTCAAGTCCAACCACATCGTGGCCGACTGGATCTCTCGCGGTCACTTCACCCAGTTGCTCGACGCCGGTGTGCGCATCCTGCGCTACCGCGACGCGATGGTGCACGCGAAGACCGCAACCGTCGACGGCACCTGGGCGACCGTCGGCACCGCGAACATCGACCGGCTCAGCCTCACCGGCAACTTCGAGATCAACGTCGAGATCATCGACGAGGGCTTCGCCCGCGAGCTCGAGGAGATCTTCGAGATCGACCAGTCGCACTGCCTCGAGCTGACCAGCGGCGAGTGGGAGGCGCGCGACGTGCACCGCAAGTTCACCGAGCTCGTCCTCGCTCCGCTCCGCCCGCTGCTCTGA
- a CDS encoding MlaD family protein: MVKKILGDRLYLSLAGIVVVLVVTTAYIFAAVLDQPLTSRPVEVKVQLAQTGGLFEGSVVTYRGIKVGKVRSIVPAAEGVEATIAITTGTEIPKDSLARVRSLSPVGEQYLDFQPQQAAGPYLATGDVVPAESTDLPKSLSSTVVAVNNVLRQIDDKKLRIVLGELSTGLKGTGDDLGQILDQGTAILQTLDEVWPETDRVIANSGSVLSIATDNADSLRRLATSAKQFARFLRDYDPELRDLLKRGPGQLDELVELVEDANQVLPGFLSTGVSFTDVFRSYEPHLRNLLQNYSPGLRSLLSKVRDGELRIELIPDMDPRCSYGTARLDPKKTERRPLQKDGRCAASFATLQRGAAHAPGPVR; encoded by the coding sequence ATGGTCAAGAAGATCCTGGGCGACCGGCTCTACCTGAGCCTCGCCGGCATCGTGGTGGTGCTGGTCGTGACGACGGCCTACATCTTCGCCGCCGTCCTCGACCAGCCGCTGACCTCGCGCCCGGTCGAGGTGAAGGTCCAGCTCGCGCAGACCGGCGGTCTCTTCGAGGGCTCCGTGGTGACCTATCGCGGCATCAAGGTCGGCAAGGTCCGCTCGATCGTGCCCGCGGCCGAGGGGGTCGAGGCCACGATCGCCATCACCACGGGCACCGAGATCCCGAAGGACTCGCTGGCCCGGGTACGCAGCCTCTCGCCGGTCGGCGAGCAGTACCTCGACTTCCAGCCACAGCAGGCCGCCGGGCCGTACCTCGCCACCGGCGACGTCGTGCCCGCCGAGTCGACCGACCTGCCCAAGAGCCTGAGCTCGACGGTCGTCGCGGTCAACAACGTGCTGCGCCAGATCGACGACAAGAAGCTGCGGATCGTCCTGGGGGAGCTGAGCACCGGCCTGAAGGGCACCGGCGACGACCTCGGCCAGATCCTCGACCAGGGGACCGCGATCCTGCAGACCCTCGACGAGGTGTGGCCCGAGACCGACCGGGTCATCGCCAACTCCGGCAGCGTGTTGTCCATCGCGACCGACAACGCCGACTCGCTGCGCCGGCTCGCGACCTCGGCGAAGCAGTTCGCGCGCTTCCTGCGCGACTACGACCCGGAGCTGCGCGACCTGCTGAAGCGGGGACCGGGCCAGCTCGACGAACTGGTCGAGCTGGTCGAGGACGCCAACCAGGTGCTGCCCGGCTTCTTGTCGACAGGAGTAAGTTTCACCGACGTGTTCCGTTCCTACGAGCCCCACCTGCGCAACCTGCTGCAGAACTACTCGCCGGGACTCCGGTCGCTGCTGTCGAAGGTGCGCGACGGCGAGCTGCGGATCGAGCTGATCCCCGACATGGACCCCCGGTGCAGCTACGGCACCGCGCGGCTGGACCCCAAGAAGACCGAGCGCCGGCCGCTGCAGAAGGACGGCCGCTGCGCCGCGTCCTTCGCCACGCTCCAGCGCGGCGCCGCCCACGCCCCGGGGCCGGTGCGGTGA
- a CDS encoding MCE family protein, translating into MTAMRTRAGVAGLLVLVLGVLSACSTTMRDLPIPGTGVAGDTIEIEAQFDDALNLAVGAPVKVNGVDMGKVKSIEPDDFTARATLTVKKDAVVREGAQARLRYTTPLGELFVDVTNPATGPELADKAVLGRESTRTAPSVEDALAQASLLINGGGLDQLQTVTEELNTALSGNEADYRALLDKASVFLTRANATTQAIDGVLSSMNSLSTTLNGRKKTINRALKDIRPAAKVLREKTPAFTELLAEVEKFSGAANDTVTKTRTQLLSMLSELEPVLAEFAANNGTFEKSLQAVIQASGSADAVIGTDYLNIALELHVDNLNIDGLLTGAVNGLVTDLLDLIGLGDLLPGLLGGGKGGGKAKHGAAAPAAPAGPAGTGSTPDGTGPTSDPLGLNGLLGALFGRGA; encoded by the coding sequence ATGACTGCGATGCGGACGAGGGCCGGCGTCGCCGGCCTGCTCGTCCTCGTGCTGGGCGTGCTCTCGGCCTGCAGTACGACGATGCGCGACCTGCCCATCCCGGGCACGGGGGTCGCGGGCGACACGATCGAGATCGAGGCGCAGTTCGACGACGCCCTCAACCTCGCGGTGGGCGCGCCGGTCAAGGTCAACGGCGTCGACATGGGCAAGGTCAAGTCGATCGAGCCCGACGACTTCACGGCCCGCGCGACCTTGACGGTCAAGAAGGACGCGGTGGTGCGGGAGGGCGCCCAGGCGCGGCTGCGCTACACCACGCCGCTCGGGGAGCTGTTCGTCGACGTCACCAACCCGGCCACGGGCCCGGAGCTCGCCGACAAGGCCGTGCTGGGCCGCGAGAGCACCCGGACGGCCCCCTCCGTCGAGGACGCGCTGGCGCAGGCCTCGCTCCTGATCAACGGCGGCGGCCTCGACCAGCTGCAGACGGTCACCGAGGAGCTGAACACCGCGCTGAGCGGCAACGAGGCGGACTATCGCGCGCTGCTCGACAAGGCCTCCGTCTTCCTCACCCGGGCCAACGCCACCACCCAGGCGATCGACGGCGTCCTGTCCTCGATGAACTCGCTGTCGACCACGCTGAACGGGCGCAAGAAGACCATCAACCGGGCGCTCAAGGACATCCGCCCGGCCGCCAAGGTGCTGCGCGAGAAGACGCCGGCGTTCACCGAGCTGCTCGCCGAGGTCGAGAAGTTCAGCGGGGCCGCCAACGACACCGTCACCAAGACCCGCACCCAGCTGCTCAGCATGCTCAGCGAGCTGGAACCGGTGCTGGCGGAGTTCGCCGCCAACAACGGGACCTTCGAGAAGTCGTTGCAGGCCGTCATCCAGGCGTCCGGCTCGGCGGACGCGGTGATCGGCACCGACTACCTCAACATCGCGCTCGAGCTGCACGTCGACAACCTCAACATCGACGGCCTGCTGACCGGCGCCGTCAACGGGCTGGTCACCGACCTGCTCGACCTGATCGGCCTCGGCGACCTGCTGCCCGGGCTGCTGGGTGGCGGGAAGGGTGGCGGCAAGGCCAAGCACGGCGCGGCCGCCCCGGCGGCTCCTGCCGGTCCGGCCGGGACGGGGAGCACCCCGGACGGCACCGGGCCCACGTCCGACCCGCTCGGCCTCAACGGCCTGCTCGGCGCGCTGTTCGGACGGGGGGCCTGA
- a CDS encoding MCE family protein: protein MSRVLDRRVLRAAAAVAATVAVLLATGCGLVGGSDKMTVKAYFADSAGLFVGNDVGVLGVTIGSISSIEPAGDKVLVTMEIDAGQPVPADAGAVVVARSVATDRYVELTPVYREGAKLKDDATIGLDRTQTPVDFDQVLESLNDFATGIGGNAETTKAVQKFIDAGTEALQGRGPLLNQTIHSLANGVDGIASHREDIAATLRSLDVLLTTIAANEDTARTFIQQVSAASQLLADERGNFQQALRSLDKAVTTVAKFAVDNRESIVASLDGSTTLMNTLLTKQDQLAEILRVMPLALQNLQLVQGDRLPVRIDPLILDPLGGLLQQVCQGLLGPLCNIINGTQPGS, encoded by the coding sequence ATGAGCCGGGTCCTCGACAGGCGCGTGCTGCGCGCCGCCGCCGCGGTCGCGGCGACCGTCGCCGTCCTCCTGGCCACCGGGTGCGGCCTCGTCGGCGGGTCGGACAAGATGACGGTGAAGGCGTACTTCGCCGACTCCGCGGGACTGTTCGTCGGCAACGACGTCGGCGTCCTCGGCGTCACCATCGGATCCATCAGCTCGATCGAGCCGGCGGGCGACAAGGTTCTCGTGACGATGGAGATCGACGCCGGACAGCCCGTCCCCGCCGACGCCGGCGCCGTCGTCGTGGCCCGGTCGGTGGCCACCGACCGGTACGTCGAGCTGACGCCCGTCTACCGCGAGGGCGCGAAGCTGAAGGACGACGCGACCATCGGACTGGACCGCACCCAGACACCGGTCGACTTCGACCAGGTGCTGGAGTCGCTCAACGACTTCGCCACCGGCATCGGCGGCAACGCCGAGACGACGAAGGCCGTCCAGAAGTTCATCGACGCCGGCACCGAGGCCCTGCAGGGCCGCGGCCCGCTGCTCAACCAGACGATCCACTCGCTCGCGAACGGCGTCGACGGGATCGCCAGCCATCGCGAGGACATCGCGGCGACCCTGCGCTCGCTCGACGTGCTGCTGACCACGATCGCGGCCAACGAGGACACCGCCCGCACCTTCATCCAGCAGGTATCCGCGGCGTCCCAGCTGCTCGCCGACGAGCGGGGCAACTTCCAGCAGGCGCTACGCTCGCTCGACAAGGCGGTGACGACCGTCGCGAAGTTCGCCGTCGACAACCGGGAGTCGATCGTCGCCAGCCTCGACGGCTCGACGACGCTGATGAACACCCTGCTGACCAAGCAGGACCAGCTCGCCGAGATCCTCCGGGTGATGCCGCTCGCGCTGCAGAACCTGCAGCTGGTCCAGGGCGACCGCCTCCCGGTCCGGATCGACCCGCTGATCCTCGACCCGCTGGGCGGGCTCCTGCAGCAGGTCTGCCAGGGCCTGCTGGGACCGCTGTGCAACATCATCAACGGCACGCAGCCGGGATCGTGA
- a CDS encoding MlaD family protein — protein sequence MKPMNERNPLRVGIVTLAILGLVGAAVIVLSVSTFGTKTYSAVLEHTGGLRQGEDVQVHGVISGKVTAIELEKDHVLVTFALDSGISLGERSSATVKVATLLGTHYLEVDPNGSGSLAGGQIPLERTSVPYNLQDVIEKGSEALDELDPELLAQALTAMADTLGASKEEIGPALEGVARLSEVVSKRSDQVGDLLESTRKVTDQLSASSQDFVGLMKQTNLVVSEITARREAIHRLLVETTDLSKALTAIVKSTNGKLEPALKDVKAVLDTLNSQDKQLTKLLEQMAPAVRYVANATGSGPYLPLYVKPPAIPADDTTCKLEGTCQR from the coding sequence ATGAAGCCCATGAACGAGCGCAACCCGCTGCGCGTCGGCATCGTCACCCTGGCGATCCTCGGCCTGGTGGGCGCGGCGGTGATCGTGCTCAGCGTCAGCACCTTCGGCACGAAGACCTACAGTGCGGTCCTCGAGCACACGGGCGGTCTGAGGCAGGGCGAGGACGTGCAGGTGCACGGCGTGATCTCCGGCAAGGTCACCGCCATCGAGCTGGAGAAGGACCACGTCCTGGTGACCTTCGCCCTCGACTCCGGGATCAGCCTGGGCGAGCGGTCCTCGGCGACGGTCAAGGTCGCCACGCTGCTCGGCACCCACTACCTGGAGGTCGACCCGAACGGGTCGGGCAGCCTCGCCGGTGGCCAGATCCCGCTCGAGCGGACGTCGGTGCCCTACAACCTGCAGGACGTCATCGAGAAGGGCTCCGAGGCGCTCGACGAGCTCGACCCCGAGTTGTTGGCCCAGGCATTGACCGCCATGGCCGACACCCTCGGCGCGAGCAAGGAGGAGATCGGCCCGGCGCTCGAGGGGGTCGCCCGCCTCTCCGAGGTCGTCTCGAAGCGCTCCGACCAGGTCGGCGACCTGCTGGAGTCGACGCGCAAGGTCACCGACCAGCTCTCGGCGAGCAGCCAGGACTTCGTCGGCCTGATGAAGCAGACCAACCTGGTCGTCAGCGAGATCACCGCCCGCCGGGAGGCCATCCACCGGCTGCTGGTGGAGACCACCGACCTGTCCAAGGCGCTCACCGCGATCGTGAAGTCGACCAACGGCAAGCTGGAACCCGCGCTGAAGGACGTCAAGGCCGTCCTCGACACGCTCAACAGCCAGGACAAGCAGCTGACCAAGCTCCTGGAGCAGATGGCACCCGCCGTCCGCTATGTCGCCAACGCGACCGGCAGCGGGCCCTACCTGCCGCTCTACGTCAAGCCGCCGGCGATCCCGGCCGACGACACCACCTGCAAGCTGGAAGGGACGTGTCAGCGATGA
- a CDS encoding MlaD family protein encodes MTGLRSIAIKFAAFAVVSGLMLLLLVNTMQNGVSGGTHEFKAEFADVSGLRVGDDVKAAGVRVGQVTGIEATPDGAEISLELVEDQPLLDSTKLVMRYQNLLGQRYISLVQGAQRGGELKDGATVPIARTDPGFDLTGLLNGFRPLFKVLQPGDVNQLATSLIKVLQGEGGTVEQLLEQTGELSNFLADRDAVIGEVMTNLKPVLDNIAGKGDELSQTVAELRGLMTGLAEDRESIGASIDGVSRLVGATSSLLKEVKVPLTKTTDQLVTVADMFERSRKSLVDAVPAFTTVFDSLGRATSYENALNVYVCSMSIALTENGTGINPVGNNGPWSAACR; translated from the coding sequence ATGACCGGGCTGCGCTCGATCGCGATCAAGTTCGCCGCCTTCGCGGTGGTCAGCGGCCTGATGCTGCTGCTGCTGGTCAACACCATGCAGAACGGCGTCAGTGGCGGCACCCACGAGTTCAAGGCCGAGTTCGCCGATGTCAGCGGCCTGCGGGTCGGCGACGACGTCAAGGCGGCCGGCGTCCGGGTGGGCCAGGTCACGGGGATCGAGGCGACCCCGGACGGCGCCGAGATCAGCCTCGAGCTGGTCGAGGACCAGCCGCTGCTCGACTCCACCAAGCTCGTCATGCGCTACCAGAACCTGCTCGGCCAGCGATACATCTCGCTCGTCCAGGGTGCCCAACGGGGCGGGGAGCTGAAGGACGGCGCCACGGTGCCGATCGCCCGCACCGACCCGGGCTTCGATCTCACCGGCCTGCTCAACGGCTTCCGGCCCCTGTTCAAGGTGCTCCAGCCCGGCGACGTCAACCAGCTGGCGACCTCGCTGATCAAGGTGCTCCAGGGCGAGGGCGGCACCGTCGAGCAGCTGCTCGAGCAGACCGGCGAGCTCAGCAACTTCCTCGCCGACCGCGACGCCGTGATCGGTGAGGTGATGACCAACCTCAAGCCGGTGCTCGACAACATCGCCGGGAAGGGCGACGAGCTCTCCCAGACCGTCGCCGAGCTGCGCGGCCTGATGACGGGGCTCGCCGAGGACCGCGAGTCCATCGGTGCCTCGATCGACGGCGTGAGCCGACTCGTCGGCGCGACCAGCTCCCTGCTCAAGGAGGTCAAGGTGCCCCTGACCAAGACGACGGATCAGCTGGTCACCGTCGCCGACATGTTCGAGCGGTCCCGCAAGAGCCTGGTGGACGCGGTCCCGGCATTCACCACCGTCTTCGACTCGCTGGGGCGCGCGACGTCGTACGAGAACGCGCTCAATGTGTACGTGTGCTCGATGTCGATCGCCCTCACCGAGAACGGCACCGGGATCAATCCGGTCGGCAACAACGGTCCCTGGTCGGCGGCGTGCCGATGA
- a CDS encoding MCE family protein: protein MAREVSRNELARRGLIALVALAVIGAFITLRSNGTFGSRPHVTAEVANAGGALRTGSDVKMNGVIVGKVSKISRAASGGVTVDMEMSKQDLDVVPGNVVARILPATVFGTTFVDLVVHGAASGELKAGAKVPADSTQETLELQQALDDIDRLVKALGPAELASAIGSAAEALDGRGGRIGATVRTLNGYLDRINPRMPQVRADLEALASTTRLVDEIAPDLLDATDDVLVTLHTIVTQEAAITALISGGTNLARTSRGFLRTNERKLVDFINGSAVLLDAVYDNRKAGITDALAVNILLGTNLPQAVRGGFVKTDGTLRLSPPPYYTSGQRPAYRTGSTDPAGVGRLWGDGR from the coding sequence ATGGCACGCGAGGTCTCTCGCAACGAACTGGCCCGCCGGGGCCTGATCGCGCTCGTCGCGCTCGCCGTCATCGGCGCCTTCATCACGCTGCGCAGCAACGGCACCTTCGGCTCCCGGCCCCATGTCACCGCCGAGGTCGCCAACGCCGGCGGCGCGCTGCGCACCGGCTCCGACGTCAAGATGAACGGCGTCATCGTCGGCAAGGTGTCCAAGATCAGTCGCGCCGCCTCCGGCGGCGTCACGGTCGACATGGAGATGTCGAAGCAGGACCTCGACGTCGTCCCGGGCAACGTCGTGGCGCGGATCCTGCCGGCGACCGTGTTCGGCACCACCTTCGTCGACCTGGTCGTCCACGGGGCCGCGTCGGGCGAGCTGAAGGCCGGTGCCAAGGTTCCCGCCGACAGCACCCAGGAGACCCTGGAGCTGCAGCAGGCGCTCGACGACATCGACCGTCTGGTCAAGGCGCTCGGTCCGGCCGAGCTCGCCTCGGCCATCGGCTCGGCGGCCGAGGCGCTCGACGGCCGCGGCGGCCGGATCGGCGCCACCGTGCGCACCCTCAACGGCTACCTCGACCGGATCAACCCGCGGATGCCGCAGGTCCGCGCGGACCTGGAGGCGCTCGCCTCGACCACCCGCCTGGTCGACGAGATCGCGCCGGACCTCCTGGACGCGACCGACGACGTCCTGGTCACCCTGCACACGATCGTCACCCAGGAGGCGGCCATCACGGCGCTGATCAGCGGCGGCACCAACCTGGCCCGGACCTCGCGGGGCTTCCTGAGGACGAACGAGCGGAAGCTGGTGGACTTCATCAACGGGTCGGCGGTCCTGCTCGACGCGGTCTACGACAACCGCAAGGCGGGCATCACCGACGCGCTGGCCGTCAACATCCTGCTCGGTACGAACCTGCCGCAGGCCGTGCGCGGCGGCTTCGTCAAGACCGACGGCACGCTGCGCCTCTCGCCGCCGCCGTACTACACCAGTGGCCAGCGGCCGGCGTACCGCACCGGCAGCACCGACCCGGCCGGCGTCGGCCGGCTGTGGGGGGACGGCCGATGA
- a CDS encoding ABC transporter permease, with protein MSEVQLGRGLGARFSDAVVGLADALMSTLAMFGSFVSFSGKVFREIPATLALYPKEVLRQIKDIAWGSGALLVGGGTVGVMILLSVAAGTSIGIEGFNGLEIVGLAPLTGFISASVNTRELAPLIAALALGAQVGCRFTAQIGSMKIHEEIDALEVMAVSAVRYVCTTRVIACMVAILPLYLIGLIGSYIASEASVVLLFGQSRGQYDHYFSTFIQPRDVAFSIVKILIFSLTVALIHCWYGMRVGGGPQAVGEATGTGIRASIVSIVVLDMVLTLVFWGGDPGFRISG; from the coding sequence ATGTCCGAGGTCCAGCTCGGTCGCGGGCTCGGGGCCCGGTTCTCCGACGCCGTCGTCGGCCTCGCCGACGCCCTGATGAGCACGCTCGCGATGTTCGGCTCCTTCGTGAGCTTCTCCGGCAAGGTGTTCCGCGAGATCCCGGCGACCCTCGCCCTCTACCCCAAGGAGGTGCTGCGTCAGATCAAGGACATCGCCTGGGGCAGCGGCGCCCTTCTCGTCGGGGGCGGCACGGTCGGCGTGATGATCCTGCTGTCGGTCGCGGCCGGCACGTCGATCGGCATCGAGGGGTTCAACGGCCTCGAGATCGTCGGCCTCGCTCCGTTGACCGGCTTCATCTCCGCTAGCGTCAACACCCGTGAGCTGGCGCCGCTGATCGCGGCACTGGCGCTCGGCGCCCAGGTCGGCTGCCGGTTCACCGCCCAGATCGGCTCGATGAAGATCCACGAGGAGATCGACGCCCTCGAGGTGATGGCGGTCAGCGCGGTGCGTTACGTCTGCACCACGCGCGTGATCGCCTGCATGGTCGCGATCCTGCCGCTCTACCTGATCGGCCTGATCGGGAGCTATATCGCCTCGGAGGCATCGGTCGTTCTCCTGTTCGGGCAGTCGCGGGGCCAGTACGACCACTACTTCTCGACGTTCATCCAACCCAGGGACGTCGCCTTCTCGATCGTGAAGATCCTGATCTTCTCCCTGACCGTGGCCCTGATCCACTGCTGGTACGGCATGCGCGTCGGGGGCGGTCCGCAGGCTGTTGGCGAGGCCACCGGCACCGGGATCCGCGCGAGCATCGTGTCCATCGTCGTGCTCGACATGGTCCTGACCCTGGTGTTCTGGGGCGGCGACCCGGGCTTCCGGATCTCGGGGTGA